One part of the Thermodesulfobacterium commune DSM 2178 genome encodes these proteins:
- a CDS encoding methyl-accepting chemotaxis protein gives MRRHNSLDKCPKEKAKLAIKNLRYEERTNYFWINDGSLPYPIMVMHPTVPQLEGKPLSDTKFNVAYKRQTDLNAKEEKVNNQNLFTLLVETAGKTGQAFVWYKWPKPLKGGGVTKEVYPKLSYVVKFEPWNWYIGTGVYIDDVDKAFIQAMKRNSIKTGLAVLIILLITGFLAILSVRSISIPISELEEKIKKFGQGHLNIEFKTQRKDEIGKIANSLDDAISNLKGILLSIKEVSESLSDSANGLTEVSNQFKISLDLQTQQATQIASAAEEMSITVVDIAKNTTSILEESKKTAEIAKEGETYILKTANEVKIIEKTAEKLKEVMYSLEERTRAIESVVEFIKDVAEQTNLLALNATIEAARAGEHGKSFAVVAGEIRKLAERTNKSTDEIAGVIREIKGVVEEVSREVEEIGAKVESGARLSEEASGILSRIADAAERLQEMIQSIASATEEMSVTSESVAKDVGSVAEGIQELKRNIFSLLETTEGIKKMEEELRKKASIFTL, from the coding sequence ATAAGGAGACACAATTCTCTTGACAAGTGTCCTAAAGAAAAGGCAAAGCTTGCCATAAAAAACTTACGTTATGAAGAAAGAACTAACTATTTCTGGATAAATGATGGAAGTCTCCCCTATCCGATAATGGTAATGCATCCAACGGTTCCTCAGCTTGAAGGAAAACCTCTTTCTGACACCAAATTCAACGTAGCATACAAACGACAGACTGACCTTAATGCAAAAGAGGAAAAGGTAAACAATCAAAATCTTTTTACTCTTTTGGTAGAAACTGCAGGTAAAACAGGACAGGCTTTTGTTTGGTACAAATGGCCTAAACCGTTAAAAGGGGGAGGAGTAACTAAAGAAGTTTATCCTAAACTTTCCTATGTCGTAAAGTTTGAACCATGGAACTGGTATATAGGAACAGGGGTTTATATTGATGATGTCGATAAAGCTTTTATACAAGCTATGAAGAGAAATAGTATAAAAACTGGCTTAGCTGTGTTAATAATTTTACTTATCACAGGATTTTTGGCTATTTTATCTGTCCGTTCTATTTCTATACCAATCTCTGAATTAGAAGAAAAAATAAAAAAATTTGGACAGGGACATCTAAACATCGAGTTTAAAACCCAAAGAAAAGATGAAATAGGTAAAATTGCTAACAGCTTAGATGATGCTATTAGCAACCTCAAGGGAATTCTTTTAAGTATCAAAGAAGTTTCAGAAAGTCTTTCTGATTCAGCCAATGGTCTAACTGAAGTGTCTAATCAGTTCAAAATAAGCCTTGACCTCCAAACCCAGCAAGCAACCCAGATTGCCTCTGCTGCAGAAGAAATGTCCATTACTGTGGTTGATATCGCTAAAAACACGACAAGCATTTTAGAAGAAAGTAAAAAAACAGCAGAAATTGCCAAAGAAGGTGAAACCTATATTTTAAAAACCGCAAATGAAGTTAAAATAATAGAAAAAACAGCAGAAAAACTAAAAGAAGTCATGTATAGTTTAGAAGAAAGGACCAGGGCAATAGAGAGTGTGGTAGAGTTTATCAAGGATGTGGCAGAGCAGACCAATTTACTTGCATTAAACGCAACGATTGAGGCAGCCCGAGCTGGAGAGCATGGAAAATCTTTTGCGGTTGTTGCAGGGGAGATAAGAAAATTAGCAGAAAGAACTAACAAATCAACCGATGAGATAGCAGGTGTTATAAGGGAGATAAAGGGAGTGGTAGAGGAGGTGAGTAGGGAGGTAGAGGAGATAGGTGCTAAGGTTGAGAGTGGTGCAAGGCTTAGTGAGGAGGCATCAGGGATTCTTAGTAGGATAGCAGATGCGGCAGAAAGATTGCAGGAGATGATACAGAGCATTGCAAGTGCGACAGAGGAGATGAGTGTTACGTCTGAGTCAGTAGCTAAGGATGTAGGTAGTGTGGCGGAAGGAATACAAGAACTAAAAAGAAACATCTTTTCCCTTCTTGAAACCACGGAAGGTATAAAAAAAATGGAAGAAGAACTAAGAAAAAAAGCCTCTATTTTTACCCTTTAA
- a CDS encoding oxygen-binding di-iron domain-containing protein, with protein MDRETLIKGMVLYEDIDHKFIWLGWEEEEEEGLVQTNQYLIINKGKGILLDPGGVYVFPRVLAAVANYIDIDNIEYIFFSHQDPDVSSGLITWLENTNAKIYISKLWIRFIPHFGYNSLRRTIPLEDKGGELTLGSGDKLLFIPAHFLHSKGNFSVFDTRSKILFSGDIGAAVFPKGQRYLFVENFENHVKLMEGFHKRYMGSNKVCKKWVNLVKPLNPTMIAPQHGAIFKGENVKKFLNWFENLSCGLDIIDQIY; from the coding sequence ATGGATAGAGAAACCTTGATAAAAGGAATGGTGCTTTATGAAGATATCGACCACAAGTTTATCTGGTTAGGATGGGAAGAAGAGGAAGAAGAAGGGTTGGTACAGACTAATCAATATCTGATCATAAATAAAGGAAAGGGGATTCTTCTTGATCCAGGTGGGGTGTATGTTTTCCCCAGAGTTTTAGCTGCTGTTGCCAACTACATAGACATTGACAACATAGAATATATCTTCTTTTCACATCAAGACCCTGACGTAAGCTCAGGACTTATTACCTGGTTGGAAAACACCAACGCCAAGATTTATATCAGCAAACTTTGGATAAGGTTTATCCCTCATTTTGGTTACAATTCTTTAAGGCGGACTATACCTTTAGAAGATAAAGGAGGAGAATTAACTTTGGGTTCAGGTGATAAACTTTTGTTTATACCTGCCCATTTTCTTCATTCTAAAGGTAATTTTTCCGTATTTGATACGCGAAGCAAAATTTTGTTTTCTGGAGATATAGGTGCAGCTGTTTTTCCTAAAGGTCAGAGATATCTTTTTGTAGAAAACTTTGAAAACCATGTAAAACTTATGGAAGGTTTCCATAAAAGATATATGGGAAGTAATAAAGTATGCAAAAAATGGGTTAACTTAGTCAAACCTCTTAATCCAACCATGATAGCTCCTCAACATGGAGCAATTTTTAAGGGAGAGAATGTAAAGAAATTCCTTAACTGGTTTGAGAACTTAAGTTGTGGGCTTGATATCATAGACCAAATTTATTAA
- a CDS encoding methyl-accepting chemotaxis protein, translating into MFNFLKKETKTFNPTSTFSPYPINLRKVAQKLWKFSYIKSLSHYVSEALIKALQLSQESGKYISSLVEKFNFAIQTLSEKILPIKSETDNLVKRSEESKEKINVMIEEVKVIESSLKNFVETSKKMQNSFQEIKNSLTEIHNIADQTTILSLNASIEAARVGLAGKGFTVLAEEIRKLANKTNQFAKHINESILSVEKNINFFTTSIFALKESLDKSIETLKELYFFIDSNHQMAENVERLINDMFLAIEEQVKITEEITQNMVNLSKNLEITEKQLQSIVIQFKKI; encoded by the coding sequence ATGTTCAACTTTCTTAAAAAAGAAACTAAAACATTTAATCCTACTTCAACTTTTTCCCCCTACCCTATCAACCTAAGAAAAGTAGCGCAAAAACTTTGGAAATTTTCTTATATAAAAAGTCTTTCCCATTATGTTTCTGAAGCTCTTATAAAAGCCTTACAGCTTTCACAAGAATCTGGTAAGTATATTTCTTCTTTGGTAGAAAAGTTTAATTTTGCCATCCAAACCCTTTCTGAAAAAATATTACCCATAAAATCTGAAACAGATAACTTGGTAAAAAGATCTGAGGAGTCAAAAGAAAAGATAAACGTTATGATAGAAGAGGTAAAAGTTATAGAAAGCAGCCTTAAAAACTTTGTAGAGACCTCAAAAAAAATGCAAAACTCGTTCCAAGAAATCAAAAATTCTTTGACAGAAATTCATAACATCGCAGACCAAACGACTATCTTGTCCCTGAATGCATCCATTGAGGCTGCTCGAGTGGGATTAGCTGGAAAAGGTTTCACCGTGCTTGCTGAAGAAATTAGAAAATTAGCTAACAAAACCAATCAGTTTGCTAAACACATTAACGAAAGCATCCTTTCTGTAGAAAAAAACATCAACTTTTTTACTACCTCGATCTTTGCCCTTAAAGAAAGCTTAGATAAAAGCATCGAAACTTTAAAGGAACTATATTTTTTTATAGATTCTAACCATCAGATGGCTGAAAACGTAGAAAGACTTATAAATGATATGTTTTTAGCCATAGAAGAGCAAGTTAAAATTACAGAAGAGATTACTCAAAACATGGTTAACCTTTCAAAAAATTTAGAAATTACGGAGAAGCAACTTCAATCTATAGTGATACAGTTTAAAAAGATTTAA
- a CDS encoding TIGR01777 family oxidoreductase: protein MLVVGGTGFVGGALVPELIKKGFSTTLLVRNLEKAKSRFSGCDFILGDPMKSGSWQAEVSNFDVVINLVGQNIFGKWTESYKKLILESRVKSTENIVKSLKKNAFLINASAIGYYGDKGDQSVDEDSQPGNDFLAKVCIEWEKQAQNAKKYGVKVAITRFGIVLGKGGMLAKVLPVFKWGLGGTLGDGRQWFSWIHISDLVNGLIFLIEKDLEGVFNFTSPQPVTNKEFTKALATVLKRPAFFRVPMFALKLFLGELADSITANIKAHPRRLIQNDFKFIYPEIKGALESLVK, encoded by the coding sequence GTGCTGGTAGTTGGAGGTACAGGCTTTGTTGGGGGAGCTTTAGTGCCTGAACTGATAAAAAAAGGTTTCAGTACGACTTTATTGGTAAGGAATTTAGAAAAGGCTAAGTCTCGGTTTTCAGGTTGTGATTTTATCTTGGGAGACCCTATGAAATCAGGAAGTTGGCAAGCAGAGGTTTCCAATTTTGACGTGGTAATCAATCTGGTAGGACAAAACATCTTTGGAAAATGGACTGAGTCTTATAAAAAACTAATCTTAGAAAGCAGAGTTAAGTCTACAGAAAACATCGTAAAATCTTTAAAAAAAAACGCTTTTTTGATAAATGCCTCAGCCATAGGATATTATGGAGATAAAGGAGATCAGTCCGTAGACGAAGACTCTCAACCAGGAAATGATTTTCTGGCAAAAGTATGCATAGAATGGGAAAAACAGGCTCAAAATGCTAAGAAGTATGGAGTTAAAGTAGCTATAACCCGTTTTGGTATCGTTCTTGGTAAAGGTGGTATGCTTGCCAAGGTTTTACCTGTTTTTAAGTGGGGATTAGGTGGAACTTTGGGGGATGGGAGACAATGGTTTTCTTGGATACATATAAGTGATTTAGTAAACGGCTTGATTTTTCTCATAGAAAAAGACCTTGAAGGAGTTTTTAACTTTACTTCCCCTCAACCTGTAACCAACAAAGAGTTTACTAAAGCCCTGGCTACGGTTTTAAAAAGACCAGCTTTCTTTAGGGTACCTATGTTTGCCTTAAAGTTGTTTTTAGGTGAGTTGGCAGACAGTATAACTGCAAATATAAAGGCTCATCCTCGAAGATTGATACAAAACGATTTTAAATTTATTTACCCTGAGATAAAGGGGGCTTTGGAAAGTTTAGTTAAATAA
- the fmt gene encoding methionyl-tRNA formyltransferase produces the protein MEKYRIVFFGSPDFAIPPIEGLYENENLIAVVTQPDKPQGRGLKTLPCAVKKWALEKGIYVLDPQKIKGNVEFFKILKELAPDLIVVCAYGKILPKEVLEIPRFGCWNIHASLLPKYRGASPINWAILQGEKETGITIMLMDEGLDTGPILLQKKVSIEPEDNALTLAQKLSDLGKEAILEAIELHKKGLLKPIPQPEEGASYAPLLKKEDGFFTFKEPAWFIERKVRAFVPWPTAYTYIQGKILKVYKAKALESENNTPREILRINQEGILVGTSQGALLLIEVQPEGKKRMSAFEFACGKRLKPGDLLT, from the coding sequence ATGGAAAAATATCGTATAGTTTTTTTTGGTAGCCCAGACTTTGCGATACCCCCTATAGAAGGATTGTATGAAAATGAAAACCTTATAGCAGTGGTTACTCAACCAGACAAACCCCAGGGAAGAGGTTTAAAAACCCTACCCTGTGCGGTGAAAAAATGGGCTTTAGAAAAGGGAATTTATGTGTTAGACCCTCAAAAAATAAAAGGAAATGTTGAATTTTTTAAAATTCTAAAGGAACTTGCTCCTGACCTGATCGTGGTTTGTGCCTATGGTAAAATCCTACCTAAGGAAGTTTTAGAAATTCCGAGATTTGGATGCTGGAACATACATGCCTCTTTGCTTCCTAAATACAGAGGTGCCTCTCCTATCAACTGGGCTATCTTACAAGGAGAAAAGGAAACAGGTATAACCATCATGCTTATGGACGAAGGGTTAGATACTGGTCCCATACTTTTGCAAAAAAAGGTCTCAATAGAACCAGAAGACAACGCCTTAACCTTAGCTCAAAAGCTTAGTGACCTTGGTAAAGAGGCTATTTTAGAAGCCATAGAGCTACATAAAAAGGGATTACTCAAGCCTATCCCTCAACCTGAGGAGGGTGCCTCTTATGCACCTTTATTAAAAAAAGAGGATGGATTTTTTACTTTTAAAGAACCTGCTTGGTTTATCGAGAGAAAGGTAAGGGCCTTTGTTCCTTGGCCTACAGCCTATACCTACATTCAAGGAAAAATCCTTAAGGTATATAAGGCTAAAGCCTTAGAATCAGAAAATAATACCCCAAGAGAAATCCTAAGGATAAATCAAGAGGGGATATTGGTAGGCACCTCCCAAGGTGCCCTTCTTTTAATTGAGGTCCAGCCGGAGGGTAAAAAACGAATGTCAGCGTTTGAGTTTGCCTGTGGTAAAAGGTTAAAACCCGGCGACCTCCTTACTTAA
- a CDS encoding protein translocase subunit SecDF encodes MSFKLKIKLFFLLFLIGFAALLLLPTFVPNLPPWFKKYVYRGELKLGLDLKGGVHLVLQPDIDKAMQNQFENYVQDIKAQLNKLVSSSYEVSIDNLKAVFKFQDPKDVKVFKDEVLKGIKEIAISKEYQQENLFMVEVTLSEERIIYIKENLLNQVLEVIRNRVDQFGVAEAIITKQGKDKIVVQLPGLKDPERAINIIGQTAQLEFRLVDEETMQRLDQLVNSLVQTGKISFDAPIEEWRKLLAPYLPQDSQFYFMVEKDKETGKVIKKPMVLKKEVLLTGTYLKTAQVRINPQTNEPYVWLQFDSRGAKIFELITSENVGKRLAIVLDEVVRSAPVIKEKISGGEAQITGGFSMQEASDLALVLRAGALPAPVKILQNITIGPSLGTDSIKKGLIAGVIGAAAVIIFTIFYYRISGVVAVIALVLNIYFLLALLSAFQATLTLPGIAGIILSIGMGVDSNVLIFERIREELKAGRTTFSAIFQGYSRTFITIFDAHVTVLITSLILFIFGTGPIRGFAVTLSISILVNLFTAIFATKIFYEYLYERGIDFRIKFFELNKKANFNFMKFKKICAILSLILSLTGCFGILQAFLGKANLGIDFTGGAIIYLSSEKTPDLGLLRKTLEESGIKDFMLQDIKKENMILLKVKLSKESLTEEVNHILSLLNQKLPDHKFNVVSKEEIGSTISQELQNKATLAILGALVGIIVYLAFRFNVYFGIAAGLATFHDVLVTFGLFYLLGKEINLLFITALLTLAGYSLTDTVVIFDRIRENLQKHSFANFDELINKSINDVFSRTIITVLTTLFGSLSLLLFGGVVIRDFALALTIGFIVGTYSSIFLASPLLQVLHKGKLPQFK; translated from the coding sequence TTGTCTTTTAAACTTAAAATAAAACTTTTTTTTCTCCTTTTTTTAATCGGATTTGCGGCTCTTTTGCTTTTACCTACCTTTGTACCCAACCTTCCTCCTTGGTTTAAAAAATATGTCTATCGAGGCGAGCTTAAGCTTGGGCTTGATTTAAAAGGTGGGGTTCATTTAGTATTACAACCAGACATCGATAAAGCTATGCAAAACCAGTTTGAAAACTATGTTCAAGACATTAAAGCCCAACTCAACAAATTGGTTTCCTCTTCTTATGAGGTATCGATCGATAACCTGAAGGCTGTTTTTAAATTTCAAGACCCAAAAGATGTGAAGGTTTTTAAAGATGAGGTTTTAAAGGGAATAAAAGAGATAGCCATTTCCAAAGAGTATCAACAAGAAAATTTATTTATGGTTGAGGTAACCTTATCAGAAGAACGTATCATTTATATAAAAGAAAACCTTTTAAACCAAGTTTTAGAGGTAATAAGAAATAGGGTAGACCAGTTTGGGGTTGCAGAAGCAATTATCACCAAACAGGGGAAAGATAAGATAGTAGTTCAGTTACCTGGTCTTAAAGACCCGGAAAGAGCCATAAACATCATAGGCCAAACCGCACAACTTGAGTTTAGGTTGGTAGACGAAGAAACGATGCAAAGGCTTGATCAGTTAGTAAATTCTTTAGTACAAACTGGAAAAATTTCCTTCGATGCCCCGATAGAGGAGTGGAGAAAACTACTTGCCCCTTACTTGCCCCAAGACTCCCAGTTTTATTTTATGGTTGAGAAAGATAAAGAAACAGGAAAGGTGATCAAAAAACCGATGGTGTTAAAAAAAGAGGTTTTGTTAACAGGGACTTATCTAAAAACAGCACAGGTAAGAATTAACCCTCAAACCAACGAACCTTATGTATGGCTTCAGTTTGACTCAAGAGGAGCCAAGATATTTGAACTTATCACCTCAGAAAACGTGGGCAAGCGTTTAGCTATCGTGCTTGATGAGGTAGTCAGATCAGCTCCGGTGATAAAAGAAAAGATTTCTGGAGGGGAGGCCCAGATTACAGGTGGTTTTTCTATGCAAGAAGCTTCTGACCTGGCACTGGTCCTAAGAGCAGGGGCTTTACCCGCTCCGGTAAAAATCTTGCAAAACATAACCATAGGCCCTTCTTTGGGGACTGACTCGATCAAAAAAGGATTGATAGCAGGGGTCATAGGAGCAGCAGCGGTTATAATTTTTACGATTTTTTATTACAGAATATCAGGTGTAGTTGCTGTAATAGCTTTAGTTCTAAATATTTACTTTCTTTTAGCCTTACTTTCTGCTTTTCAAGCCACCCTTACCCTTCCAGGAATTGCAGGAATTATCCTTAGTATAGGAATGGGGGTTGATTCTAACGTTCTTATCTTTGAGAGAATAAGAGAAGAGTTAAAAGCTGGAAGGACGACTTTTTCTGCCATTTTCCAGGGATATTCAAGAACTTTTATAACCATCTTTGACGCCCATGTAACCGTTCTTATCACCTCTTTAATTTTATTCATCTTTGGTACAGGTCCTATCAGAGGGTTTGCTGTAACCCTATCTATCTCTATCTTAGTAAACCTCTTTACCGCAATCTTTGCAACCAAAATCTTTTATGAATATCTGTACGAAAGGGGTATCGATTTTAGGATAAAATTTTTTGAATTGAATAAAAAAGCAAACTTTAACTTCATGAAGTTTAAAAAAATCTGTGCCATATTGTCTTTAATTCTTTCCTTAACTGGTTGTTTTGGAATATTGCAGGCCTTTTTAGGTAAAGCCAACTTAGGTATCGACTTTACAGGAGGGGCTATTATTTATCTTAGCAGTGAAAAAACCCCTGACTTAGGCCTCCTTAGAAAAACCTTAGAAGAAAGCGGAATAAAAGATTTTATGTTACAAGACATAAAGAAAGAAAACATGATCCTTCTTAAAGTCAAACTTAGCAAAGAAAGTCTTACAGAAGAGGTAAATCATATTCTTTCTCTTTTAAACCAGAAACTTCCTGACCATAAATTTAATGTAGTTTCTAAAGAGGAAATAGGTTCTACCATTAGTCAAGAACTTCAAAACAAAGCAACTTTAGCTATTCTGGGAGCTTTGGTAGGAATTATCGTCTATTTAGCCTTTAGGTTTAACGTTTATTTTGGGATAGCTGCCGGATTGGCGACCTTTCATGATGTTTTAGTAACTTTTGGTTTGTTTTATCTTTTAGGAAAAGAGATAAACCTTCTTTTTATCACAGCTCTTCTTACCTTAGCAGGTTATTCTTTGACAGACACGGTGGTAATCTTTGACCGTATCAGAGAGAATTTACAAAAACATAGTTTCGCCAACTTTGATGAGCTTATCAACAAAAGTATAAATGACGTTTTTTCTCGGACGATAATCACCGTTTTGACCACCCTTTTTGGGTCTTTGAGCCTTCTTTTGTTTGGAGGAGTAGTGATAAGAGACTTTGCCTTAGCTTTAACGATAGGTTTTATAGTAGGGACTTATAGTTCTATATTTTTGGCTTCACCTTTGTTACAGGTTTTACATAAAGGTAAACTTCCCCAGTTTAAGTAA
- a CDS encoding metal ABC transporter substrate-binding protein, with amino-acid sequence MRFFRILSSLCLFMIFFITKVYGLNIVVSNSALEKIVKEIASTKQHVITLQSEKRDFHSFEPTFSQWNLIRNADLVVIVGTEHWATKVYQIRANKPLLSLARGQTRFIDPHLWFDLNRVKRLASDLVQFLEVRDPGNKIFYRERLQQFLKSLNLLEAKFKDLKNCQYKEVYILGHPVFNYLLTPYGIKEKTLIKGHHKEGEPSAKTLTEMLQNIHKRSPKIVFITDPEFENYVSLFESKGVKVVTLWSGGTYRFQGSFTELLDYNLSWLRHALSCGK; translated from the coding sequence ATGAGGTTCTTTAGAATTTTATCGAGTTTATGTCTTTTTATGATTTTTTTTATTACAAAAGTCTATGGCTTAAATATCGTGGTTTCAAACTCGGCGTTAGAAAAAATAGTTAAAGAAATAGCTTCTACCAAACAACATGTTATCACGCTACAGTCTGAAAAAAGAGATTTTCATAGTTTTGAGCCTACCTTTTCTCAATGGAACTTAATTAGAAATGCAGACCTTGTGGTGATCGTGGGCACAGAACACTGGGCTACCAAAGTTTACCAGATAAGGGCTAACAAGCCTCTACTGAGCCTTGCCAGAGGTCAAACAAGGTTTATTGACCCGCATCTGTGGTTTGATTTAAATAGGGTAAAACGTTTAGCCTCTGATTTGGTTCAATTTTTAGAGGTAAGAGATCCTGGTAATAAGATTTTTTATCGGGAAAGATTGCAACAATTTCTAAAAAGCCTTAACCTTTTAGAAGCCAAATTTAAAGATTTAAAAAATTGTCAGTATAAAGAGGTATACATATTAGGTCACCCTGTGTTTAATTATTTGTTAACACCTTATGGAATAAAGGAGAAAACGTTGATTAAAGGCCATCATAAAGAAGGAGAGCCAAGCGCAAAAACCCTTACAGAAATGCTTCAAAACATACATAAAAGAAGTCCTAAGATAGTTTTTATCACTGACCCGGAGTTTGAAAACTATGTCTCTTTATTCGAAAGTAAAGGCGTAAAAGTAGTAACACTTTGGTCTGGAGGAACTTACAGATTTCAAGGTAGCTTTACTGAACTTTTAGATTATAATTTAAGCTGGTTAAGGCATGCTTTAAGTTGTGGAAAATAG
- a CDS encoding DUF3617 domain-containing protein: MKKLCLFMLCFLGLLGTACSKKEPGVSPGIDLKEGKWEISIEMESSSYPINLPKQVYTQCLTKENFIPIQEQSLGASNPNCAYKQKEIKGNSVSWVMECKEDDGGKVINEGSLVYKGEQFEGRLVVKSKEVEFVQKIQGKWIGKCDPGR; the protein is encoded by the coding sequence ATGAAGAAGCTATGTCTTTTTATGTTGTGCTTTTTGGGACTTTTAGGAACAGCCTGTAGTAAAAAAGAGCCAGGGGTAAGTCCAGGGATTGATTTAAAAGAGGGAAAATGGGAAATATCGATAGAGATGGAATCTTCCTCTTATCCTATAAACTTGCCTAAGCAGGTTTATACTCAATGCCTTACTAAGGAAAATTTTATCCCCATACAAGAACAAAGTCTGGGTGCTTCCAATCCAAATTGTGCCTATAAGCAAAAGGAGATAAAAGGAAATAGCGTATCTTGGGTTATGGAATGCAAAGAAGATGATGGAGGAAAGGTGATTAATGAAGGATCTTTGGTTTATAAAGGAGAACAGTTTGAAGGGAGGTTGGTAGTTAAAAGTAAAGAGGTAGAGTTTGTCCAAAAGATTCAGGGTAAATGGATTGGAAAATGTGATCCTGGGAGGTAA
- a CDS encoding ABC transporter ATP-binding protein — protein sequence MTVLLEIEDLWVEVEGREVLKGISLKIPVGETHVIFGRNGSGKTSLLMTIMGFPTYKVKHGKIYFKGEDITDLPPYERAKRGIGIMFQRPPTIKGVKLRDILKLCAKENNVKIEELARSFNFETFLEREVNKGFSGGELKKSELLQLLVQNPDLVLLDEPESGVDVENLNLIGQMIKKLLQKDTPHKPRTKSGLIITHTGFILQHVAADLGYVIMDGEIYCTGNPIEIFEGIQKFGYEGCKNCLKRLA from the coding sequence ATGACAGTTCTGTTAGAGATAGAAGACCTATGGGTAGAGGTTGAAGGGCGAGAAGTTTTAAAGGGTATATCTCTAAAAATACCTGTAGGAGAAACTCATGTAATATTTGGTAGAAACGGTTCAGGGAAAACTTCGTTGTTGATGACAATTATGGGTTTCCCTACCTATAAGGTAAAACATGGAAAAATCTATTTTAAAGGTGAGGATATAACCGACCTTCCTCCTTATGAAAGAGCTAAAAGAGGTATAGGGATTATGTTTCAAAGACCTCCTACCATAAAAGGGGTCAAACTAAGGGATATTTTAAAACTCTGTGCCAAGGAAAACAACGTTAAGATCGAAGAGCTTGCAAGAAGTTTTAACTTTGAAACTTTCCTTGAAAGAGAGGTAAACAAAGGATTTTCAGGGGGAGAACTTAAAAAAAGCGAGCTTCTCCAGCTTCTTGTTCAAAATCCAGATTTAGTATTACTTGATGAGCCAGAATCTGGGGTTGACGTAGAAAACCTAAACCTTATCGGTCAGATGATAAAAAAACTGTTGCAAAAAGATACTCCTCACAAACCAAGGACAAAAAGTGGTTTGATCATTACCCATACAGGTTTTATTTTACAGCATGTAGCAGCGGACTTAGGATATGTTATCATGGACGGAGAAATCTACTGCACCGGAAATCCTATAGAAATATTTGAGGGTATTCAGAAGTTTGGGTACGAAGGTTGTAAAAACTGTTTAAAAAGACTGGCTTAA